A region from the Fusarium musae strain F31 chromosome 1, whole genome shotgun sequence genome encodes:
- a CDS encoding hypothetical protein (EggNog:ENOG41), with protein METMAPLHHALPPLEVYFTAEDFENLGMTPWFSYSVTLPERPIPSASDRPPLETERLIIRPFTMNDLDAFHELRKRPDIQNHSTARGRATKDKDETERQLHSLVQDDQSHWWFGAFLKSTNELIGEGGLPDVLAMSSSISGWPEAEFLIKPEFCRQGYGTELWKAVMDSWWDLPRERRRHQLVPVVAPGKEPGDKMGECVVFQWEAGNEAAKNFFAKVLSQAPVAAQGGCESIDTRDGREGNLITWAGTIICNPRPMPEDDDSD; from the coding sequence ATGGAAACGATGGCACCTCTTCATCACGCCCTTCCCCCTCTTGAGGTCTACTTCACTGCTGAGGATTTTGAGAACCTTGGCATGACGCCATGGTTCAGCTACTCAGTCACACTGCCGGAGCGGCCCATTCCCAGCGCTTCGGACAGGCCCCCACTGGAGACTGAGCGTCTGATCATCCGACCCTTCACAATGAACGACCTGGATGCATTCCATGAGCTTCGCAAACGTCCTGACATTCAGAACCACTCAACAGCTCGCGGGCGCGCAACCAAAGACAAGGACGAGACAGAGAGACAACTCCATTCTCTGGTTCAGGACGACCAAAGCCATTGGTGGTTTGGCGCCTTTCTTAAATCGACCAATGAGCTCATAGGCGAGGGTGGCCTGCCGGACGTCCTGGCCAtgtcctcctccatctctgGTTGGCCAGAAGCCGAGTTCCTCATCAAACCTGAATTCTGCCGCCAGGGATACGGCACTGAACTCTGGAAGGCAGTCATGGACTCATGGTGGGATCTACCTCGTGAGCGACGACGACATCAATTAGTTCCCGTCGTGGCGCCCGGAAAAGAACCCGGTGACAAGATGGGCGAATGTGTTGTCTTTCAATGGGAAGCAGGCAAtgaagcagccaagaactTCTTCGCAAAGGTCCTGTCACAAGCACCCGTTGCTGCACAGGGCGGCTGCGAGAGCATCGATACGCGAGATGGAAGGGAGGGAAATCTCATCACGTGGGCTGGCACAATCATCTGCAATCCTCGGCCGATGCCCGAGGACGATGACTCTGATtaa